A region of the Flavobacteriaceae bacterium MAR_2010_188 genome:
AACAGTCTCGACAGGCGAATTGAGCAGCATAACCTTGGCGAAAACAAATCTACCAAAGGTTTCATTCCTTGGAAATTATATTATTACGAAATATTTGATACAAGGATTGAAGCGAGGTCACGTGAGAGGTTCTTCAAATCTGGATATGGAAGAGAATTTCTAACTAAAATCAAAGAAGAATAGCTAATCAGACCTGCCTGCCGGCAGGCAGGTTTCGGCTCTGAGGGTTGGGGGTTTGAATCCCTCCGGGGTCACAAAGGAAATGGTTCTGCTTCACGCAGGACCATTTATCGTTTTATATATGTACTATGCTTACGTCATAAAAAGCCTTAAAGATGGAAGGCTTTACAAAGGAATTACCGACAATCTCGACAGGCGAATTGAGCGGCATAACCTTGGCGAAAACAAATCTACCAAAGGTTTCATTCCTTGGAAATTATATTATTACGAAATATTTGATACAAGGATTGAAGCGAGGTCACGTGAGAGGTTCTTCAAATCTGGATATGGAAGAGAATTTCTAACTAAAATCAAAGAAGAATAGCTAATCAGACCTGCCTGCCGGCAGGCAGGTTTCGGCTCTGAGGGTTGGGGGTTTGAATCCCGTCGCGGTCACAAAGGAAATGGTTCTGCTTCACGCAGGACCATTTATCGTTTTATATATGTACTATGCTTACGTCATAAAAAGCCTTAAAGATGGAAGGCTTTACAAAGGAATTACCGACAATCTCGACAGGCGAATTGAGCAGCATAACCTTGGCGAAAACAAATCTACCAAAGGTTTCATTCCTTGGAAATTATATTATTACGAAATATTTGATACAAGGATTGAAGCGAGGTCACGTGAGAGGTTTTTCAAATCTGGATATGGAAGAGAATTTCTAACTAAAATCAA
Encoded here:
- a CDS encoding putative endonuclease (manually curated), producing MYYAYVIKSLKDGRFYKGITNSLDRRIEQHNLGENKSTKGFIPWKLYYYEIFDTRIEARSRERFFKSGYGREFLTKIKEE
- a CDS encoding putative endonuclease (manually curated), whose product is MYYAYVIKSLKDGRLYKGITDNLDRRIERHNLGENKSTKGFIPWKLYYYEIFDTRIEARSRERFFKSGYGREFLTKIKEE
- a CDS encoding putative endonuclease (manually curated), whose protein sequence is MYYAYVIKSLKDGRLYKGITDNLDRRIEQHNLGENKSTKGFIPWKLYYYEIFDTRIEARSRERFFKSGYGREFLTKIKEE